One genomic region from Cardinium endosymbiont of Dermatophagoides farinae encodes:
- a CDS encoding ribonucleoside-diphosphate reductase small subunit, translating to MSNHTYADEPLLQENKNRFVLFPIEHHDIWSFYKQAEASFWTAEEIDLSQDIKDWENLTSDEKHFITHVLAFFAASDGIVNENLVQNFANEVQYTEAKFFYGFQIAIENIHSEAYSLLIDTYVKDPKERHRLFNAIETIEWVGKKADWALRWISKGSFAERLIAFAAVEGIFFSGSFCAIFWLKKRGLMPGLTFSNELISRDEGLHCDFACLLYNQHIKNKLPEERVAQIIADAVTIESEFVSDALPVKLIGMNATLMTQYIQFVADRLLLELGCKKIYHVTNPFDFMEMIALQGKTNFFEKRVGEYQKSGVMSSIAHDKDKARFKLDEEF from the coding sequence ATGAGCAACCATACTTATGCAGATGAACCTCTTTTGCAAGAGAATAAAAATAGATTTGTTTTGTTTCCGATTGAACATCACGATATTTGGAGCTTTTACAAGCAAGCAGAGGCGAGTTTTTGGACCGCAGAAGAGATTGATCTTAGTCAAGATATAAAGGACTGGGAAAACTTAACATCTGATGAAAAACACTTTATTACCCATGTGCTTGCTTTTTTTGCCGCTAGCGATGGTATTGTGAATGAAAATTTGGTTCAAAACTTTGCCAATGAAGTGCAATATACAGAGGCTAAGTTTTTCTATGGATTCCAGATTGCTATTGAAAATATCCATTCTGAAGCCTATTCTTTACTGATCGATACCTATGTCAAAGATCCCAAAGAGCGCCATAGGTTATTTAACGCCATAGAAACCATTGAGTGGGTAGGCAAAAAAGCAGATTGGGCGCTGCGCTGGATTAGTAAAGGTTCCTTTGCAGAGCGGTTGATTGCTTTTGCAGCAGTAGAAGGGATTTTCTTTTCTGGTAGCTTCTGTGCCATTTTTTGGCTTAAGAAAAGGGGATTAATGCCGGGATTAACCTTTTCTAATGAGCTTATTTCCAGGGATGAAGGATTGCATTGTGATTTTGCCTGTTTGCTGTATAACCAGCATATCAAAAATAAGCTCCCAGAGGAACGGGTTGCCCAAATTATAGCGGATGCAGTAACGATTGAAAGTGAGTTTGTATCGGATGCATTGCCGGTTAAGCTGATTGGCATGAATGCAACGTTGATGACCCAATATATTCAGTTTGTTGCCGATAGGTTGCTATTGGAACTAGGATGCAAAAAAATCTATCATGTAACCAACCCATTTGATTTTATGGAAATGATTGCCTTACAGGGTAAAACAAATTTCTTTGAAAAAAGAGTAGGTGAATACCAAAAATCAGGGGTCATGAGCAGCATCGCTCATGATAAAGACAAAGCACGATTCAAGCTAGATGAGGAGTTTTAG
- the floA gene encoding flotillin-like protein FloA (flotillin-like protein involved in membrane lipid rafts) translates to MVVSQLYCYLLLIAGCFLFFYFFPVGLWITARFSGVKVGLFELVFMRIRKVPPGIIVDGLIVATKAGLKLTLMEVETHYLAGGHVPSVIKALISADKANISLSFKQATAIDLAGRNIFEAVQISVNPKVINTPSVAAVAMDGIQLIAQARVTVRANIQQLVGGAGEETILARVGEGIVTSIGSSASHKEVLANPDKISQLVLNRGLDAGTAFQILSIDIADVNVGDNIGAKLQIDQANADLRVADAKAEEKRAMAVALEQEMKAKSEEARAKVILAEAEVPQALAFALRNGQLGVMDHYRMQNIKADTQMRTSIAADELLPTKGN, encoded by the coding sequence ATGGTCGTTTCACAACTCTATTGCTATCTTTTGCTGATCGCTGGATGTTTTCTGTTTTTTTATTTTTTCCCAGTTGGCCTTTGGATTACCGCTCGTTTTTCCGGCGTGAAGGTTGGCTTGTTTGAGTTGGTTTTTATGCGTATTCGTAAGGTTCCGCCTGGTATTATTGTAGATGGGCTTATAGTAGCCACGAAAGCTGGTCTTAAGCTGACCCTTATGGAGGTTGAAACCCATTATTTGGCCGGTGGTCATGTGCCATCTGTTATTAAAGCACTTATTTCTGCAGATAAAGCCAATATTAGCCTTTCTTTTAAGCAAGCTACAGCTATTGACTTAGCGGGTAGAAATATATTTGAGGCAGTGCAAATTTCTGTAAATCCCAAGGTAATCAACACGCCTTCTGTGGCCGCTGTGGCCATGGATGGGATTCAGCTTATTGCCCAAGCAAGGGTTACCGTTAGGGCCAATATTCAGCAATTGGTAGGCGGTGCTGGCGAAGAAACCATTTTGGCCCGTGTAGGGGAGGGAATTGTTACCTCTATTGGTTCTTCTGCGAGCCACAAAGAAGTATTGGCCAATCCTGATAAAATTTCACAATTGGTATTGAATAGAGGCTTGGATGCAGGCACTGCTTTCCAGATACTTTCCATTGATATTGCTGACGTCAATGTAGGCGACAATATTGGTGCCAAACTTCAAATTGACCAAGCCAATGCTGACTTACGTGTAGCAGATGCTAAAGCAGAGGAAAAACGTGCTATGGCGGTTGCATTGGAGCAAGAAATGAAGGCTAAATCCGAAGAGGCAAGAGCTAAGGTTATTTTAGCTGAAGCAGAAGTACCACAGGCTTTGGCATTTGCTTTAAGAAATGGCCAGTTGGGTGTGATGGACCATTATCGCATGCAAAATATAAAAGCAGATACCCAAATGCGTACAAGTATTGCAGCAGATGAGCTGCTTCCTACTAAAGGAAATTAG
- a CDS encoding phosphatase PAP2 family protein, whose translation MLHKLDQALFLVLNKWNHPAMDLFFTLKTSTFFWAPLYILLLFFIRKALAWKGVMLFILTIVISDQCSATWLKPLFARYRPCYAMDEIHLVGTYKGIYGFPSAHASNTYAFAMLFWRIFKAKYKFSGLFFMWATIVSYGRIYGGVHYPLDVFSGAILGCCIGLLMDQAYQKIRSHNNTS comes from the coding sequence ATGCTACATAAACTTGACCAAGCATTATTTCTTGTATTAAATAAATGGAACCATCCAGCTATGGATCTTTTTTTTACACTGAAAACCAGTACTTTTTTTTGGGCGCCGCTCTATATCTTGCTGCTATTTTTTATTAGAAAAGCATTGGCCTGGAAGGGTGTTATGCTTTTTATCTTAACGATTGTGATCTCAGATCAATGTTCCGCTACATGGCTTAAACCACTTTTTGCAAGATATCGACCTTGTTATGCTATGGATGAGATCCATCTTGTAGGTACTTATAAAGGAATATATGGTTTCCCATCCGCTCATGCGAGCAATACCTATGCTTTTGCAATGCTTTTTTGGCGAATTTTTAAGGCTAAATACAAATTCAGCGGCTTGTTTTTTATGTGGGCTACTATTGTTTCGTATGGCCGCATATATGGCGGGGTACACTACCCATTAGATGTCTTTTCAGGTGCTATACTGGGGTGCTGTATAGGGCTATTAATGGATCAAGCTTACCAAAAAATTAGATCCCATAACAATACAAGCTAA
- a CDS encoding sodium:solute symporter family protein: MTSLYIPLLMVVTFLLLEWLFISYFSITPTTFRDYVVSTKRHDTPLLVYIILFTFLESGLIVRTIQQVHNLGLPWIIFEFLSSCMPFWIISCLALRMAPFMDNLSMSETIGSMYGRYPMLIISLSNICCSIVVIAIQMNIISLAISICLDWVHPNIITFLTILLLASYTVVGRMRVFSLTNIAQLAAFLITPLILSCWISMRIDQSLLELFRRLFTSQEKIHFSSLCHSDFNPPAILSLFLANLVSCIQPLIIQKVYMSSDHFQARTVFFYTGIFGVIIKFFILLFGVIVLAAAPQLPLTEIWSYILTDMPPALKGFVAISLLAVAISVADIYLNTASVMFSHDIIEGLMGQKGILYRYQIRLAKLTALLMGLVAILLSSYCDDLMELCKLYFDCFIPVATAPFILAVLGFRGTSRTILIGMVTGILAIWSWNKWIEPITTINGAFPSMVANCLAIVAAHYLCARPKKQVKVDPERQTN; encoded by the coding sequence ATGACATCCTTGTATATACCACTTTTGATGGTAGTGACCTTTTTATTACTTGAATGGCTTTTTATATCTTATTTTTCCATCACCCCCACTACATTTCGCGACTATGTTGTAAGCACTAAGCGGCATGATACGCCGCTTTTGGTCTATATTATATTATTTACTTTCTTGGAAAGTGGATTAATAGTACGTACGATACAGCAAGTGCATAACCTTGGGCTCCCTTGGATCATTTTCGAGTTTTTAAGCAGTTGCATGCCTTTCTGGATCATTAGTTGCTTAGCGCTACGCATGGCTCCGTTTATGGATAACCTATCTATGTCCGAGACAATAGGAAGCATGTATGGTAGGTATCCAATGCTCATTATATCGCTATCCAATATTTGTTGCTCCATTGTGGTTATTGCCATTCAAATGAATATCATCTCTTTAGCCATTAGCATCTGTTTAGATTGGGTGCACCCAAATATAATTACTTTTTTAACCATTTTACTCCTTGCATCCTATACCGTCGTTGGCCGAATGCGTGTTTTTAGCCTAACAAATATTGCGCAGCTAGCTGCTTTTTTAATCACTCCTTTGATTTTGTCTTGTTGGATATCTATGCGTATTGATCAATCCCTACTGGAACTCTTTCGTAGATTATTTACCAGTCAAGAAAAAATTCATTTCAGTAGCCTATGCCACTCAGACTTTAACCCACCAGCAATCCTATCATTATTTCTAGCTAATTTGGTCTCCTGTATACAGCCCTTGATTATACAGAAAGTGTATATGTCTTCTGATCACTTCCAAGCGCGCACGGTCTTCTTCTATACTGGTATTTTTGGAGTGATTATCAAGTTTTTTATTTTATTATTTGGTGTGATTGTCCTTGCGGCTGCTCCCCAGTTGCCTTTAACAGAAATTTGGAGCTATATCCTAACAGATATGCCACCTGCTTTAAAAGGCTTTGTGGCGATTAGTCTACTTGCTGTAGCGATCTCTGTAGCTGATATTTACTTAAATACCGCTTCTGTTATGTTTAGTCATGATATAATAGAAGGTCTGATGGGTCAGAAAGGGATCCTTTATCGCTATCAGATTCGGCTCGCTAAGTTAACAGCCTTACTGATGGGCCTGGTTGCTATATTACTTAGTTCCTACTGTGATGATTTAATGGAGTTGTGTAAATTATATTTTGATTGTTTTATACCTGTGGCCACAGCGCCCTTTATTTTAGCTGTTTTAGGTTTTCGCGGTACTTCCCGAACGATTTTGATCGGTATGGTTACAGGTATATTGGCCATTTGGAGCTGGAATAAATGGATAGAGCCTATTACAACTATCAATGGTGCTTTTCCTAGTATGGTAGCCAATTGCCTGGCTATAGTAGCTGCACACTATTTATGCGCACGACCAAAAAAACAGGTCAAGGTTGACCCTGAGCGCCAAACAAACTAA
- the trmD gene encoding tRNA (guanosine(37)-N1)-methyltransferase TrmD, translating to MRLDIITCCPQFFESPIKHFIFQRAIKQQLLSIYIHNLRDYSPYKHGKIDDTPYGGSSGMLLMAEPIANCIRALQKERSYDEIIYLAPDGELLHQDLVNKCSLKRHLILLCGHYKGIDERIREHFITLEISIGDYVLSGGELPALILADAMARVIPGVISDASSALTDSFQDGLVAPPAYTRPYNFEGNKVPDVLCSGNHKAIEEWMQQETVARTQKRRPHLLENAE from the coding sequence ATGAGACTTGATATTATAACCTGTTGCCCTCAGTTTTTTGAGAGTCCAATTAAACATTTTATCTTTCAAAGAGCGATAAAACAGCAGCTGCTTTCGATTTACATACATAACTTACGTGATTATTCACCATATAAACATGGTAAAATTGATGACACACCTTATGGTGGATCTTCAGGCATGTTGTTAATGGCAGAGCCGATTGCCAATTGCATTAGAGCCCTTCAAAAAGAAAGAAGCTATGATGAAATCATATATCTGGCCCCAGATGGTGAGCTACTGCATCAAGATTTGGTGAATAAATGTTCGCTCAAGAGGCATCTGATCCTATTGTGTGGCCATTATAAAGGCATAGATGAACGCATACGTGAACATTTTATTACCCTAGAAATCAGCATTGGAGATTATGTGCTCTCTGGGGGAGAGTTACCTGCGCTTATCTTGGCAGATGCTATGGCTCGGGTGATACCAGGTGTGATATCGGATGCTTCTTCTGCACTAACAGACTCTTTTCAAGATGGATTGGTAGCGCCACCTGCTTATACACGACCTTATAATTTTGAGGGTAACAAGGTTCCAGATGTATTATGCTCTGGTAACCACAAAGCTATCGAGGAGTGGATGCAACAAGAAACAGTAGCTAGAACGCAAAAAAGAAGACCACATCTGCTCGAAAATGCTGAATAG
- a CDS encoding LptF/LptG family permease: MSNIAIKKIDKLLLRTFIPTFVLLLALVLFIMVIQSFFLLFSNIAGKELGIAIYTKLLFYLSLSVFRDAFPIAILITSLIVFGNLSESFELTAMRSVGLSLQRTLRLPFIFILFLSGGLFYFQDYVHPNSKPKLFSLVEDICQKKSDLFIQQGVFCNNIPGYSIRVDKKLSDSEHMEGIIVYDYTKRHGKVFVTIAQKGRLYTLPNEGYLVMEFTNGHNYMEPLPAKSSEAKSNQELSFYRNSFSSQKLRINLDALKLGSTNAKFAYDPRTRTRPHLEKMIQERQQELLNQEKSSKALLAQETIRYNAIEAPSVELNGDTVEELASSAQEVAKEADFILFRDQLIERKSDSNTERHAQPYSHTLQRQVVRDALRNIRKIKNSLMAQKGDEDLLHKILNETLYEKKHRLAVTVRCVIMFLLAAPLGCMIRRGGFGVSVGISFLFILLEYILSILGKDFATEGSISTFMGAWLPNFILFPFCCFFLVKAQQGRGLSSTDWYVFYIKIKQIIKRKISTVSRV; the protein is encoded by the coding sequence ATGAGCAATATCGCTATCAAAAAAATTGACAAACTACTATTACGCACCTTTATACCAACTTTTGTTCTATTACTTGCACTGGTATTATTTATAATGGTGATACAAAGTTTTTTCCTCCTATTTAGCAATATTGCAGGTAAAGAATTGGGGATCGCCATCTACACAAAATTGTTGTTTTACTTATCTCTCAGCGTATTTCGTGATGCTTTTCCTATTGCCATTCTAATAACTTCTTTGATTGTTTTTGGTAATCTTTCTGAAAGCTTTGAATTAACGGCTATGCGTTCTGTAGGTCTTTCACTACAACGTACCCTACGGTTGCCTTTTATTTTTATTCTTTTTTTAAGCGGTGGCCTCTTTTATTTTCAGGATTATGTTCATCCAAATAGCAAGCCTAAACTATTTTCTTTAGTAGAAGATATCTGCCAAAAAAAATCTGATTTGTTTATTCAACAAGGTGTTTTTTGCAACAATATACCAGGATATAGTATTCGGGTAGATAAAAAACTTAGCGATAGTGAACATATGGAAGGGATTATTGTCTATGATTATACTAAAAGGCATGGAAAGGTTTTTGTAACCATTGCCCAGAAGGGTAGGTTGTATACGCTACCGAATGAAGGGTATTTGGTCATGGAGTTTACCAATGGACATAATTATATGGAGCCTTTGCCCGCTAAAAGCAGTGAGGCTAAGTCTAATCAAGAATTATCGTTCTATAGAAATAGTTTTTCAAGTCAAAAGCTAAGGATTAATTTAGACGCACTCAAGCTTGGTAGCACAAATGCTAAATTTGCATATGATCCAAGGACAAGAACCCGCCCGCACTTAGAAAAAATGATTCAAGAAAGACAACAAGAACTCCTCAATCAGGAAAAAAGTAGCAAAGCGTTGTTGGCTCAAGAGACCATTCGTTACAATGCTATAGAAGCGCCTAGTGTGGAATTGAATGGCGATACAGTGGAAGAACTGGCATCATCTGCCCAAGAAGTAGCCAAAGAGGCTGATTTTATACTATTTAGAGATCAGCTTATAGAAAGAAAATCTGATTCGAATACAGAGCGTCATGCCCAACCATATAGCCATACCTTACAAAGACAAGTTGTTCGAGACGCCTTGAGGAATATAAGAAAAATAAAAAATAGCTTAATGGCTCAAAAAGGTGACGAAGACTTATTGCATAAAATATTAAATGAAACCTTATATGAAAAAAAACATCGCCTTGCAGTAACCGTGCGGTGTGTCATTATGTTTTTACTAGCAGCGCCCTTAGGCTGCATGATCAGAAGGGGTGGATTTGGCGTATCTGTAGGTATCAGTTTTCTTTTTATACTGCTGGAGTATATTCTTTCTATACTGGGCAAAGATTTCGCTACAGAAGGTAGCATCTCTACCTTTATGGGTGCTTGGCTTCCTAATTTTATACTGTTTCCTTTTTGTTGCTTCTTTTTAGTAAAGGCCCAGCAGGGTAGAGGATTATCTTCAACCGATTGGTATGTTTTTTATATAAAGATTAAGCAAATCATTAAGCGAAAGATTAGTACAGTATCAAGAGTATAA
- a CDS encoding helix-turn-helix domain-containing protein codes for MEQLTEKHKGKIVEAAIKETGYQMKAVAKRLGIARNTLYTKLREADLDDAFIIHISNIIHYDFSKNLPEVYERAASKFEDNPERFYLDKSGEPGASNELPHYSYGYKNLYFAELQTLSTKYLKLMEDYHKLLKALILLANTNELTGIKKEIIELLQNEKKED; via the coding sequence ATGGAACAACTCACAGAAAAGCATAAAGGAAAAATAGTTGAGGCAGCTATTAAAGAAACTGGCTACCAGATGAAAGCGGTAGCTAAAAGGTTAGGTATTGCACGCAATACCCTTTATACTAAATTGAGAGAGGCAGACTTGGACGATGCGTTCATTATACATATTAGTAACATCATACACTATGATTTTTCTAAGAATTTGCCAGAGGTATATGAAAGGGCTGCATCCAAGTTTGAAGACAATCCTGAACGTTTTTATTTAGATAAGTCTGGGGAGCCTGGTGCATCTAATGAGCTGCCGCACTATAGTTATGGATACAAAAACCTATATTTTGCTGAATTACAAACGTTAAGCACAAAATATTTGAAACTTATGGAAGATTACCATAAGCTTTTGAAGGCTTTAATACTTCTAGCCAACACGAATGAATTAACAGGTATTAAGAAAGAGATTATAGAATTACTACAAAATGAAAAAAAAGAAGATTAA
- a CDS encoding helix-turn-helix domain-containing protein — protein sequence MEQHKGKIVEAAIKKSGFRMKILAKKLGIARNTLYIRLKEADVKDSFIIEVGKIIHYDFSNDFPDIYRKNEVQDHIEPPDYKFKGNVARLIDESNALIRDSNLVKLEALNKKYLRLMEDYNKLLKVLILLANDNDVMNIKQDIIQFLKSDAQES from the coding sequence ATGGAACAACATAAAGGAAAAATAGTCGAAGCAGCTATTAAGAAGAGTGGGTTTCGAATGAAAATATTGGCTAAAAAGCTAGGTATTGCCCGTAATACACTTTACATTAGGCTAAAAGAAGCAGATGTAAAAGACTCGTTTATTATAGAGGTTGGAAAAATTATACACTATGATTTTTCCAATGATTTTCCAGACATATATCGAAAAAATGAAGTACAAGATCATATTGAGCCCCCTGATTATAAATTTAAAGGCAATGTGGCTAGGCTCATTGATGAATCAAATGCCCTTATAAGAGATTCAAATCTTGTTAAGTTAGAAGCATTAAATAAAAAGTATTTGAGGCTGATGGAAGATTACAATAAACTTTTGAAAGTTTTGATTCTTTTAGCTAACGATAACGATGTAATGAACATCAAACAGGATATTATCCAATTCCTAAAAAGTGATGCGCAAGAAAGCTAG
- a CDS encoding AAA family ATPase, protein MKKLPIGVSNFHKLVSNDYLFCDKTNMIADFLEKGDEVTLITRPRRWGKTLNMSMLQHFFASEVNGVTTAGLFDDLAIGRLENGRYIREHQGKYPVIMISFKDVNADDFQGAYNAIYELILKVYSGYAYLLKSGKINEIQLERLHTILGKQANQQELKSSLELLSQCLYQHHGRKTYILIDEYDTSLNKAYGNKPYLNAMVAFMRNLFSTALKDNTTLEKGILTGILRVSKDSMLSGLNNLETYTLLDEEYSSHFGFSETEVSALFKAKDLVTSIEEVRNWYNGYKVGNLVMYNPWSIISCINRSGRFDVYWVNTGNNDLIKQLLLSASDSIKRQFEQLMQNKALTVPVDKHIAFDLLDRDETALWSLLLFAGYLTFQTSNLSLDSDI, encoded by the coding sequence ATGAAAAAATTACCGATTGGTGTTAGTAACTTTCATAAGTTGGTATCTAATGATTACCTGTTTTGTGATAAGACAAATATGATTGCTGATTTCCTAGAAAAAGGCGATGAAGTTACCTTAATTACCCGTCCTCGCCGTTGGGGTAAGACACTCAATATGTCTATGTTGCAACACTTTTTTGCTTCAGAAGTGAATGGGGTTACTACAGCAGGGTTATTTGACGATTTAGCAATCGGAAGGCTAGAAAACGGCAGGTACATTAGGGAACATCAAGGGAAGTACCCTGTCATTATGATCAGTTTTAAGGATGTCAATGCAGATGATTTTCAGGGGGCTTATAATGCGATTTATGAATTGATCTTAAAAGTTTATAGTGGATATGCTTATTTGTTAAAAAGTGGTAAAATTAATGAAATACAATTAGAACGATTACATACTATCCTGGGTAAGCAGGCCAATCAACAAGAATTAAAATCTTCCCTAGAACTTCTTAGTCAATGCCTCTACCAACACCATGGCCGGAAAACTTATATTCTAATAGATGAATACGATACGTCACTCAATAAAGCTTATGGCAATAAGCCATACTTGAACGCTATGGTCGCATTTATGCGTAACCTATTTAGCACTGCCTTAAAAGACAATACTACACTAGAAAAAGGGATATTAACGGGTATATTGCGTGTTTCTAAGGACAGTATGCTCTCTGGGTTAAATAACCTAGAAACCTATACCTTACTAGATGAAGAATACAGTTCCCATTTTGGTTTTAGTGAAACGGAAGTTTCCGCTCTATTTAAAGCAAAAGATTTGGTTACTTCTATAGAAGAAGTAAGAAATTGGTACAATGGTTATAAGGTAGGGAACTTGGTTATGTATAATCCATGGTCTATTATTTCTTGTATCAATAGATCAGGTCGTTTTGATGTCTATTGGGTAAATACGGGTAACAATGATTTAATTAAACAACTGCTACTATCAGCTAGTGATAGCATTAAAAGGCAATTTGAACAATTAATGCAAAACAAAGCTTTAACTGTTCCTGTAGACAAACACATTGCTTTTGATCTATTGGATAGGGACGAAACGGCTTTATGGAGTTTACTTTTATTTGCTGGTTATTTAACCTTTCAGACAAGTAACCTAAGTTTAGATAGTGATATATGA
- a CDS encoding PD-(D/E)XK nuclease domain-containing protein produces MAWEDDVLIIPKEGLKALLLEFKQVRKEEELKTAAKLALDQIQAQAYHTEILQYPYVKEVIACGIAFSGKSVVAAYATYDLAGKQSGNVILTNRYSAQEA; encoded by the coding sequence GTGGCTTGGGAAGATGATGTATTAATCATTCCTAAAGAGGGTCTAAAAGCGCTGCTATTGGAATTTAAACAGGTACGTAAAGAAGAAGAATTGAAAACTGCAGCTAAACTTGCCTTAGATCAAATACAAGCACAAGCTTATCATACCGAAATATTACAATATCCTTATGTAAAAGAAGTTATAGCATGCGGTATTGCTTTTTCTGGGAAATCAGTTGTAGCTGCTTACGCAACTTATGATTTGGCTGGTAAGCAATCTGGTAATGTTATTTTAACGAATAGATATAGTGCGCAAGAGGCGTAA